In the Amblyraja radiata isolate CabotCenter1 chromosome 13, sAmbRad1.1.pri, whole genome shotgun sequence genome, one interval contains:
- the LOC116980187 gene encoding EEF1A lysine methyltransferase 3-like encodes METESYTDPANSYILERNYEFCGHKLWISQSADSVLASSSFIWDAGLALCQYVEKQRIIFSGMKVIELGAGTGIVGILAVLLGGDVTITDRPNVLKQIEHNVTASIPASCRNRVNIRALSWGLDHTQFPTDYDFILGGEIVYFAKTYPLLLKTLQHLSSERTIIYLASKMWQDFQINSFYEEILPKHFNCQLVNRNEEDDINVYKVTKKIPSSGDQPVT; translated from the exons ATGGAAACTGAGAGTTACACTGACCCTGCCAATAGCTACATTTTGGAGAGAAACTATGAGTTTTGTGGACATAAGCTGTGGATCAGTCAAAGCGCTGATTCCGTGCTTGCATCTTCCAGTTTTATATGGGATGCT GGTCTTGCTCTTTGTCAGTATGTTGAAAAACAGAGAATAATATTTTCTGGTATGAAAGTGATTGAACTGGGTGCAGGCACTGGAATTGTGGGAATCTTGGCAGTCCTACTAG GAGGCGATGTAACGATTACGGACCGACCAAATGTGTTGAAACAAATAGAACACAATGTTACTGCCAGCATTCCTGCTTCCTGCAGAAATCGGGTAAATATCCGTGCCCTATCATGGGGGCTTGATCATACTCAGTTTCCTACTGACTACGACTTCATTCTGGGAGGTGAAATCGTCTACTTTGCAAAGACCTATCCTTTATTATTAAAGACTCTACAGCATCTCAGCAGTGAAAGAACTATCATATACCTGGCTTCCAAAATGTGGCAGGACTTTCAGATCAATAGTTTCTACGAGGAAATTCTACCAAAACATTTTAATTGCCAACTCGTTAACAGAAACGAAGAAGATGACATCAACGTGTACAAAGTGACCAAGAAAATTCCAAGTTCTGGGGATCAGCCAGTAACATAG